One region of Manis pentadactyla isolate mManPen7 chromosome 9, mManPen7.hap1, whole genome shotgun sequence genomic DNA includes:
- the PHLDA2 gene encoding pleckstrin homology-like domain family A member 2, which translates to MRSPGEVLREGELEKRSDSLFQLWKKKRGVLTPDRLRLFPAGPGARPKELRFHSILKVDCVERTGKYVYFTIVTTDRKEIDFRCPGESCWNAAITLALIDFQNRRALQDFRSRQESAGPPAQPAPPAPPAQPEPRLARAP; encoded by the coding sequence ATGAGGTCCCCCGGCGAGGTGCTCCGCGAGGGCGAGCTGGAGAAGCGCAGCGACAGCCTCTTCCAGCTGTGGAAGAAGAAGCGCGGCGTGCTCACCCCCGACCGCCTGCGCCTGTTCCCCGCCGGCCCGGGCGCGCGCCCCAAGGAGCTGCGCTTCCACTCCATCCTCAAGGTGGACTGCGTGGAGCGCACGGGCAAGTACGTCTACTTCACCATCGTCACCACCGACCGCAAGGAGATCGACTTCCGCTGCCCAGGCGAGAGCTGCTGGAACGCGGCCATCACGCTGGCGCTCATCGACTTCCAGAACCGCCGCGCCCTGCAGGACTTCCGCAGCCGCCAGGAGAGCGCCGGGCCCCCGGCTCAGCCCGCGCCGCCCGCGCCCCCCGCGCAGCCCGAGCCCCGGCTGGCCCGCGCGCCCTGA
- the SLC22A18 gene encoding solute carrier family 22 member 18 isoform X1: MLPRDQEAPRPHGTCSGQILRPDPIASAPTSSKPPKGRGPLLEVRPGQVLLASCPMTQHPHQVQQDFCPRSSASFLLRPLQGFLQRVPRMQGAEARRGQGRSSGGTGTRGRPWVIPLTYTLVALEFTCLFMRFSILPYLSRRLGLDAVTFGYLQTTFGLLQLLGGPMFGRFADQHGARVAFTLSFLGSSAFYLLLAAACSPALPGMAFFLASRLPAVLMHTLPAAQMVIADLSAPKDRPAALARLGLCLGVGAILGSLLSGILTEACGPQPHPWRLCSRCWSHHPTQPPLRTRATERIRRFLSHPVLRAVATAIQCPALVALGANLLGAGLSFTCIPASTKGAREHPQAALPGSPKASVFDLKAIAHVLLQPGVLPVFLIKVVSGLPSGLFMAMFSIISVDFFQLPAAQTGYLMSFFGVLQMVVQGLVIGRLSSHFSEGALLRASVLGFGVVGLAMALMSSVFHFCLLMPGLVFSLCALSVVTDSMLTKAVSASDTGTMLGLCASVQPLTQTLGPTLGGFLYHNFGVPIFGHVQLTVNFLILLVLWKQPVPRKNKDY, encoded by the exons ATGCTCCCTCGGGACCAGGAAGCTCCCCGCCCACACGGAACCTGTTCAGGACAAATACTTAGACCAGATCCAATTGCCTCTGCTCCAACCAGTTCCAAGCCCCCCAAAGGGAGAG GCCCTCTCCTCGAGGTGAGGCCAGGCCAGGTGCTGCTGGCCTCCTGCCCCATGACTCAGCACCCTCACCAAGTACAACAGGACTTTTGCCCCCGCAGCTCTGCCAGCTTCCTGCTCAGACCCCTGCAGGGCTTCCTGCAGCGCGTGCCCAGGATGCAGGGAGCCGAGGCCCGCCGGGGCCAGGGCCGGTCCTCTGGTGGGACGGGCACGCGGGGCCGGCCCTGGGTCATCCCGCTCACCTACACACTGGTCGCCCTGGAGTTCACCTGCCTCTTCATGCGCTTCTCCATCCTGCCG TACCTGTCCCGGAGGCTGGGCCTGGATGCTGTCACCTTTGGCTACCTGCAGACAACCTTTGGCTTGCTTCAGCTGCTGGGGGGGCCCATGTTCGGCAG GTTCGCAGACCAGCATGGAGCTAGGGTGGCATTCACACTTTCCTTCCTGGGGTCCTCTGCATTCTACCTGCTCCTGGCGGCcgcctgcagcccagccctgcccgGCATGGCCTTCTTTTTGGCCTCACGCCTGCCTGCTGTACTCATGCACACGTTGCCAG ctgCCCAGATGGTCATCGCAGACCTGTCTGCGCCCAAAGACCGGCCCGCGGCGCTCGCACGGCTGGGCCTGTGCTTAGGCGTCGGTGCCATCCTCGGCTCCCTGCTCAGCGGGATCCTGACCGAGGCGTGTGG CCCGCAGCCTCACCCCTGGCGCCTCTGCAGCAGGTGCTGGTCCCACCATCCCACACAGCCTCCACTACGGACCCGCGCCACGGAGAGGATCAGGCGCTTTCTCAGCCACCCTGTGCTGAGGGCTGTGGCCACAGC GATTCAGTGTCCAGCCCTTGTGGCTCTTGGGGCCAACCTCTTGGGAGCCGGCCTCAGCTTCACCTGCATCCCGGCCAGCACCAAAGGGGCCCGTGAGCACCCCCAGGCTGCCCTGCCAG GCAGCCCCAAGGCCAGCGTATTTGACCTGAAGGCCATCGCCCACGTGCTGCTGCAGCCAGGCGTCCTGCCCGTGTTCCTCATCAAGGTGGTCTCTGGCCTCCCGTCCG GGCTCTTCATGGCCATGTTCTCCATCATCTCTGTGGACTTCTTCCAGCTGCCGGCCGCCCAGACTGGCTACCTCATGTCCTTCTTCGGGGTCCTCCAGATG GTCGTCCAAGGCCTGGTCATCGGGCGGCTGAGCAGCCACTTCTCAGAGGGAGCGCTGCTCCGGGCCAGCGTGCTGGGCTTCGGCGTGGTGGGACTGGCCATG GCACTGATGTCCAGCGTCTTCCACTTCTGCCTCCTGATGCCCGGCCTGGTCTTTAGCCTGTGTGCCCTCAGCGTGGTCACTGACAGCATGCTGACCAAGGCCGTCTCGGCCTCCGACACGG ggACCATGCTGGGCCTCTGTGCTTCCGTGCAGCCACTAACTCAGACCCTGGGCCCCACCCTGGGCGGCTTCCTGTACCACAACTTCGGCGTCCCCATCTTCGGCCATGTGCAGCTCACCGTCAACTTCCTCATCCTCCTAGTCCTCTGGAAGCAGCCCGTACCCAGGAAGAACAAAGACTACTGA
- the SLC22A18 gene encoding solute carrier family 22 member 18 isoform X3: MLPRDQEAPRPHGTCSGQILRPDPIASAPTSSKPPKGRGPLLEVRPGQVLLASCPMTQHPHQVQQDFCPRSSASFLLRPLQGFLQRVPRMQGAEARRGQGRSSGGTGTRGRPWVIPLTYTLVALEFTCLFMRFSILPYLSRRLGLDAVTFGYLQTTFGLLQLLGGPMFGRFADQHGARVAFTLSFLGSSAFYLLLAAACSPALPGMAFFLASRLPAVLMHTLPAAQMVIADLSAPKDRPAALARLGLCLGVGAILGSLLSGILTEACGIQCPALVALGANLLGAGLSFTCIPASTKGAREHPQAALPGSPKASVFDLKAIAHVLLQPGVLPVFLIKVVSGLPSGLFMAMFSIISVDFFQLPAAQTGYLMSFFGVLQMVVQGLVIGRLSSHFSEGALLRASVLGFGVVGLAMALMSSVFHFCLLMPGLVFSLCALSVVTDSMLTKAVSASDTGTMLGLCASVQPLTQTLGPTLGGFLYHNFGVPIFGHVQLTVNFLILLVLWKQPVPRKNKDY; this comes from the exons ATGCTCCCTCGGGACCAGGAAGCTCCCCGCCCACACGGAACCTGTTCAGGACAAATACTTAGACCAGATCCAATTGCCTCTGCTCCAACCAGTTCCAAGCCCCCCAAAGGGAGAG GCCCTCTCCTCGAGGTGAGGCCAGGCCAGGTGCTGCTGGCCTCCTGCCCCATGACTCAGCACCCTCACCAAGTACAACAGGACTTTTGCCCCCGCAGCTCTGCCAGCTTCCTGCTCAGACCCCTGCAGGGCTTCCTGCAGCGCGTGCCCAGGATGCAGGGAGCCGAGGCCCGCCGGGGCCAGGGCCGGTCCTCTGGTGGGACGGGCACGCGGGGCCGGCCCTGGGTCATCCCGCTCACCTACACACTGGTCGCCCTGGAGTTCACCTGCCTCTTCATGCGCTTCTCCATCCTGCCG TACCTGTCCCGGAGGCTGGGCCTGGATGCTGTCACCTTTGGCTACCTGCAGACAACCTTTGGCTTGCTTCAGCTGCTGGGGGGGCCCATGTTCGGCAG GTTCGCAGACCAGCATGGAGCTAGGGTGGCATTCACACTTTCCTTCCTGGGGTCCTCTGCATTCTACCTGCTCCTGGCGGCcgcctgcagcccagccctgcccgGCATGGCCTTCTTTTTGGCCTCACGCCTGCCTGCTGTACTCATGCACACGTTGCCAG ctgCCCAGATGGTCATCGCAGACCTGTCTGCGCCCAAAGACCGGCCCGCGGCGCTCGCACGGCTGGGCCTGTGCTTAGGCGTCGGTGCCATCCTCGGCTCCCTGCTCAGCGGGATCCTGACCGAGGCGTGTGG GATTCAGTGTCCAGCCCTTGTGGCTCTTGGGGCCAACCTCTTGGGAGCCGGCCTCAGCTTCACCTGCATCCCGGCCAGCACCAAAGGGGCCCGTGAGCACCCCCAGGCTGCCCTGCCAG GCAGCCCCAAGGCCAGCGTATTTGACCTGAAGGCCATCGCCCACGTGCTGCTGCAGCCAGGCGTCCTGCCCGTGTTCCTCATCAAGGTGGTCTCTGGCCTCCCGTCCG GGCTCTTCATGGCCATGTTCTCCATCATCTCTGTGGACTTCTTCCAGCTGCCGGCCGCCCAGACTGGCTACCTCATGTCCTTCTTCGGGGTCCTCCAGATG GTCGTCCAAGGCCTGGTCATCGGGCGGCTGAGCAGCCACTTCTCAGAGGGAGCGCTGCTCCGGGCCAGCGTGCTGGGCTTCGGCGTGGTGGGACTGGCCATG GCACTGATGTCCAGCGTCTTCCACTTCTGCCTCCTGATGCCCGGCCTGGTCTTTAGCCTGTGTGCCCTCAGCGTGGTCACTGACAGCATGCTGACCAAGGCCGTCTCGGCCTCCGACACGG ggACCATGCTGGGCCTCTGTGCTTCCGTGCAGCCACTAACTCAGACCCTGGGCCCCACCCTGGGCGGCTTCCTGTACCACAACTTCGGCGTCCCCATCTTCGGCCATGTGCAGCTCACCGTCAACTTCCTCATCCTCCTAGTCCTCTGGAAGCAGCCCGTACCCAGGAAGAACAAAGACTACTGA
- the SLC22A18 gene encoding solute carrier family 22 member 18 isoform X2 codes for MLPRDQEAPRPHGTCSGQILRPDPIASAPTSSKPPKGRGPLLEVRPGQVLLASCPMTQHPHQVQQDFCPRSSASFLLRPLQGFLQRVPRMQGAEARRGQGRSSGGTGTRGRPWVIPLTYTLVALEFTCLFMRFSILPYLSRRLGLDAVTFGYLQTTFGLLQLLGGPMFGRFADQHGARVAFTLSFLGSSAFYLLLAAACSPALPGMAFFLASRLPAVLMHTLPAAQMVIADLSAPKDRPAALARLGLCLGVGAILGSLLSGILTEACGPQPHPWRLCSRCWSHHPTQPPLRTRATERIRRFLSHPVLRAVATAIQCPALVALGANLLGAGLSFTCIPASTKGAREHPQAALPGLFMAMFSIISVDFFQLPAAQTGYLMSFFGVLQMVVQGLVIGRLSSHFSEGALLRASVLGFGVVGLAMALMSSVFHFCLLMPGLVFSLCALSVVTDSMLTKAVSASDTGTMLGLCASVQPLTQTLGPTLGGFLYHNFGVPIFGHVQLTVNFLILLVLWKQPVPRKNKDY; via the exons ATGCTCCCTCGGGACCAGGAAGCTCCCCGCCCACACGGAACCTGTTCAGGACAAATACTTAGACCAGATCCAATTGCCTCTGCTCCAACCAGTTCCAAGCCCCCCAAAGGGAGAG GCCCTCTCCTCGAGGTGAGGCCAGGCCAGGTGCTGCTGGCCTCCTGCCCCATGACTCAGCACCCTCACCAAGTACAACAGGACTTTTGCCCCCGCAGCTCTGCCAGCTTCCTGCTCAGACCCCTGCAGGGCTTCCTGCAGCGCGTGCCCAGGATGCAGGGAGCCGAGGCCCGCCGGGGCCAGGGCCGGTCCTCTGGTGGGACGGGCACGCGGGGCCGGCCCTGGGTCATCCCGCTCACCTACACACTGGTCGCCCTGGAGTTCACCTGCCTCTTCATGCGCTTCTCCATCCTGCCG TACCTGTCCCGGAGGCTGGGCCTGGATGCTGTCACCTTTGGCTACCTGCAGACAACCTTTGGCTTGCTTCAGCTGCTGGGGGGGCCCATGTTCGGCAG GTTCGCAGACCAGCATGGAGCTAGGGTGGCATTCACACTTTCCTTCCTGGGGTCCTCTGCATTCTACCTGCTCCTGGCGGCcgcctgcagcccagccctgcccgGCATGGCCTTCTTTTTGGCCTCACGCCTGCCTGCTGTACTCATGCACACGTTGCCAG ctgCCCAGATGGTCATCGCAGACCTGTCTGCGCCCAAAGACCGGCCCGCGGCGCTCGCACGGCTGGGCCTGTGCTTAGGCGTCGGTGCCATCCTCGGCTCCCTGCTCAGCGGGATCCTGACCGAGGCGTGTGG CCCGCAGCCTCACCCCTGGCGCCTCTGCAGCAGGTGCTGGTCCCACCATCCCACACAGCCTCCACTACGGACCCGCGCCACGGAGAGGATCAGGCGCTTTCTCAGCCACCCTGTGCTGAGGGCTGTGGCCACAGC GATTCAGTGTCCAGCCCTTGTGGCTCTTGGGGCCAACCTCTTGGGAGCCGGCCTCAGCTTCACCTGCATCCCGGCCAGCACCAAAGGGGCCCGTGAGCACCCCCAGGCTGCCCTGCCAG GGCTCTTCATGGCCATGTTCTCCATCATCTCTGTGGACTTCTTCCAGCTGCCGGCCGCCCAGACTGGCTACCTCATGTCCTTCTTCGGGGTCCTCCAGATG GTCGTCCAAGGCCTGGTCATCGGGCGGCTGAGCAGCCACTTCTCAGAGGGAGCGCTGCTCCGGGCCAGCGTGCTGGGCTTCGGCGTGGTGGGACTGGCCATG GCACTGATGTCCAGCGTCTTCCACTTCTGCCTCCTGATGCCCGGCCTGGTCTTTAGCCTGTGTGCCCTCAGCGTGGTCACTGACAGCATGCTGACCAAGGCCGTCTCGGCCTCCGACACGG ggACCATGCTGGGCCTCTGTGCTTCCGTGCAGCCACTAACTCAGACCCTGGGCCCCACCCTGGGCGGCTTCCTGTACCACAACTTCGGCGTCCCCATCTTCGGCCATGTGCAGCTCACCGTCAACTTCCTCATCCTCCTAGTCCTCTGGAAGCAGCCCGTACCCAGGAAGAACAAAGACTACTGA